One genomic region from Anabaena sp. PCC 7108 encodes:
- a CDS encoding ABC transporter permease codes for MGIVLANIIAIYRRELQSYFVSPLAYGIAGIFWFISGLFLVMILLGPGGILPTVAAYDIQGQQIGVPVPPIDVPYEFVRAFLDRMGWLLLFILPILSMGLYAEERKRGTLELLATSPITNWAVAVGKLLGVLTFLITLILPLLGFEAIALSSSNPPMSPIIPLLGHLGLILLAAAILSLGMFISSLTDSTLLSAVLSFAVIILLLFIDAIASNIPGSIGQALGHLSLLKHYNTLVQGIFDTSALILFASYIILGIFLTAQSIDALRFQRR; via the coding sequence ATGGGTATAGTACTAGCTAATATCATTGCCATTTATCGCCGAGAACTACAAAGTTATTTTGTATCGCCTTTAGCTTATGGTATTGCTGGCATCTTTTGGTTTATCTCCGGCTTATTCCTCGTCATGATTTTGCTAGGCCCAGGAGGCATTTTGCCCACCGTAGCAGCTTATGACATCCAAGGACAACAAATAGGAGTCCCAGTACCGCCCATAGATGTACCTTATGAATTTGTACGGGCATTTTTAGACCGCATGGGGTGGCTGTTATTATTTATCCTACCCATACTTTCAATGGGACTTTACGCCGAAGAACGCAAACGGGGAACATTAGAACTATTAGCCACATCACCAATTACCAATTGGGCTGTAGCCGTCGGGAAATTATTAGGAGTGCTAACATTTTTGATCACATTGATTTTACCCCTATTAGGATTTGAAGCGATCGCACTCAGCAGTTCAAATCCCCCCATGTCACCCATAATTCCCTTACTCGGTCACTTAGGATTAATCTTACTAGCCGCAGCTATCTTATCTTTAGGAATGTTTATTTCCTCATTAACAGACAGCACACTTTTATCAGCAGTCCTCAGTTTTGCAGTCATTATCTTGCTGTTATTTATTGATGCAATCGCCAGCAACATACCCGGTTCTATAGGACAAGCATTGGGTCATCTTTCCTTACTTAAACATTACAATACCCTAGTTCAAGGCATTTTCGATACCAGCGCCTTAATATTATTTGCCAGTTACATTATTTTAGGCATTTTTCTCACCGCCCAATCAATTGATGCACTCCGCTTTCAAAGACGTTAG
- a CDS encoding S-layer homology domain-containing protein: MVVITIYINPVTGNDTNTGSRISPFKTITRALKATTTSAIIHLAPGTYSTASGELFPLIIPEQMLVVGNEANKGQGIVIFGGGEYQSPSFGLQNITMLLLGDASLLGVTVTNSITKGTGIWIESTAPTLVNNTFSKCGREGIFTTGNAKPAILDNLFVQNLSSGLMMARNSKGEVLRNSFQNNPIGIAISDFAAPLVANNQLSENRIAIALSRDATPVLRRNLITKNSQGGLLVNGNAVPDLGRAQDPADNIFRDQGEFDVQNLSSQTLTSVGNLLNPSQIKGLVKFMAATAETPSQVGISSSFSDLDGHWAAAFVEALVNKGLISGFPDGTFQPSTPITRAQYAALITKTFQLLTSDKLDKFKDVKTDLWAASAIASAAEAGFLSGFPDGTFRPGQNLAKVQAIVSIVNGLKLTGGNPNGLTVYSDRAQIPSYATNAVTIATQKLLVVNYPQTELLEPLREITRAEVAALIYQALVARGEVEAISSAYIVKPETEIPSFSDLVGHWAEPFIRALVSMGLTQGFADGSYQPDKPMTRAQYTALVAAAFNPTAKRQATEFTDVPPDFWAAKAIQMAARGGFVGGFSDRTFRPDQNVQRLQVIVSLVNGLGLPAADNSVSIAYSDKKSIPEYARSAIAAATQQKMIVNYPDPKLLAPTRDATRAEVAAMIYQALVALKRTKPINSSYIGLM, encoded by the coding sequence ATGGTTGTTATCACAATCTATATAAACCCTGTAACAGGGAATGATACTAATACTGGCTCCCGGATAAGCCCTTTTAAAACTATTACCCGCGCCCTCAAAGCGACTACCACATCTGCAATTATTCACTTAGCACCAGGAACTTACAGTACAGCTAGTGGTGAACTGTTTCCCTTGATTATTCCTGAACAGATGCTGGTAGTAGGTAACGAAGCGAATAAAGGTCAGGGAATTGTGATTTTTGGAGGTGGTGAGTATCAAAGTCCTAGTTTTGGTCTACAAAATATCACCATGCTATTGCTAGGTGATGCCAGTTTGTTAGGTGTAACTGTGACTAATTCCATCACTAAGGGTACAGGTATTTGGATTGAGTCAACAGCACCAACTTTGGTTAATAATACTTTCAGTAAATGTGGAAGAGAAGGAATATTTACGACAGGTAATGCTAAACCAGCAATTTTAGATAATCTGTTTGTGCAGAATCTGTCCAGTGGGTTAATGATGGCACGTAATAGCAAGGGGGAAGTGCTGCGGAATAGTTTTCAAAATAACCCTATAGGGATCGCAATTAGTGATTTTGCTGCCCCGCTGGTGGCAAATAATCAGCTTTCAGAAAACCGGATAGCGATCGCACTTTCTCGTGATGCCACCCCCGTACTACGGCGAAATCTGATTACCAAAAATAGCCAAGGTGGTTTATTGGTAAATGGTAACGCTGTTCCTGACTTAGGTCGCGCCCAAGATCCCGCTGATAATATTTTTCGAGATCAAGGTGAATTTGATGTCCAAAATTTATCATCCCAAACATTAACTTCTGTAGGCAATTTGTTAAATCCTAGTCAGATCAAGGGATTGGTGAAATTTATGGCTGCTACAGCAGAAACGCCTAGTCAAGTGGGAATTAGCAGCAGTTTTTCTGACTTAGATGGCCATTGGGCAGCAGCTTTTGTAGAAGCTTTAGTTAACAAAGGTTTAATTAGCGGCTTTCCTGATGGTACTTTTCAACCATCCACACCAATTACCCGCGCTCAATATGCTGCTTTAATTACCAAAACTTTTCAACTACTTACTAGTGATAAATTAGATAAATTTAAAGATGTAAAAACTGATTTGTGGGCAGCTTCAGCTATTGCCAGTGCAGCCGAAGCAGGTTTTCTCAGTGGTTTTCCTGATGGGACATTTCGACCAGGGCAAAATTTAGCCAAGGTTCAGGCAATAGTATCAATTGTCAATGGTTTAAAATTGACAGGTGGGAATCCCAATGGATTAACGGTGTATAGCGATCGCGCTCAAATTCCCAGTTATGCGACCAATGCAGTGACAATTGCTACGCAAAAATTATTAGTAGTTAATTACCCGCAAACAGAATTACTAGAACCATTACGAGAAATTACTCGTGCTGAGGTGGCAGCTTTAATTTATCAGGCTTTAGTCGCTAGAGGTGAAGTCGAAGCCATCTCTTCTGCCTATATTGTCAAACCAGAAACTGAAATTCCCTCCTTTTCCGATTTAGTGGGACATTGGGCTGAACCATTTATCCGTGCTTTAGTGAGTATGGGTCTAACCCAAGGCTTTGCAGATGGGAGTTATCAACCAGATAAACCCATGACTCGCGCCCAATATACAGCTTTAGTCGCGGCCGCCTTTAACCCCACAGCCAAACGTCAAGCCACAGAGTTTACAGATGTACCTCCAGATTTTTGGGCAGCGAAAGCCATTCAAATGGCAGCTAGAGGTGGTTTTGTGGGCGGATTTAGCGATCGCACCTTTCGCCCCGATCAAAATGTCCAACGGCTACAAGTGATTGTTTCCCTAGTGAACGGATTGGGATTACCAGCAGCTGATAACAGCGTCTCAATAGCTTACAGCGATAAAAAGTCGATTCCTGAATATGCCCGCAGTGCGATCGCCGCTGCTACCCAACAGAAAATGATTGTCAATTATCCAGATCCCAAGCTACTTGCACCAACAAGAGATGCTACACGGGCTGAAGTTGCAGCTATGATATATCAGGCATTAGTTGCCTTAAAACGGACTAAACCCATTAATTCGTCCTATATAGGACTGATGTGA
- the purH gene encoding bifunctional phosphoribosylaminoimidazolecarboxamide formyltransferase/IMP cyclohydrolase, producing the protein MARLALLSVSNKTGIIDLARSLVEEFDFDIISSGGTAKTLKDAGIPVTKVSEYTGSPEILGGRVKTLHPRIHGGILARRDVAEDVTDLENNQIRPIDLVVVNLYPFEETIAKPGVTLAEAVEQIDIGGPAMLRASSKNFAHLTVLCNPDQYDEYLQELRQNGEASLDFRQKCALKGFLHTSSYDNAIAAYLAGKQTQEYTLSGTQIQALRYGENPHQPASWYRTGTTATGWAAATKLQGKELSYNNLVDLEAARRIITEFTESPAATIIKHTNPCGTAEADTIFAAYQKAFNADSTSAFGGIVALNRSIDGATATELTKTFLECVVAPECDEEAQEILTKKGNVRILILPDLQSGIKETVKAIAGGFLVQTVDDIIADPSKWQIVTERQPTSSELAELLFAWKVCKHVKSNAIVISSDRTTLGVGAGQMNRVGSTKIALEQAGEKAQGAFLASDGFFPFDDTVKAAAAAGITAIVQPGGSLRDKDSIKAANELGLLMVLTGVRHFLH; encoded by the coding sequence ATGGCGCGTCTAGCCCTGCTGAGTGTATCTAACAAAACTGGTATTATTGACTTAGCCCGTAGCTTGGTTGAAGAATTTGACTTTGATATCATCAGTAGTGGTGGAACAGCCAAAACGCTGAAAGATGCCGGGATTCCGGTGACAAAGGTTTCTGAATATACAGGTTCACCGGAAATTTTAGGTGGTCGTGTCAAAACTCTACATCCCCGCATTCATGGGGGTATTTTAGCAAGACGAGATGTGGCGGAAGATGTGACTGATTTGGAAAATAATCAAATTCGTCCCATTGATTTAGTTGTCGTCAATCTTTATCCTTTTGAGGAAACGATCGCTAAACCGGGTGTAACATTAGCTGAGGCGGTTGAGCAAATTGATATCGGTGGACCAGCTATGTTAAGGGCATCATCGAAAAACTTTGCCCACCTGACAGTATTATGCAATCCTGATCAATATGATGAGTATTTGCAAGAATTACGCCAAAATGGGGAAGCGTCTCTAGATTTTCGCCAAAAATGTGCGTTAAAGGGATTTTTGCATACTTCTAGTTATGATAATGCCATTGCTGCCTATCTCGCTGGCAAGCAAACACAGGAATACACTCTTTCGGGAACACAAATCCAAGCTTTACGCTACGGTGAAAACCCACACCAACCCGCATCTTGGTATCGAACGGGAACTACAGCCACAGGTTGGGCAGCTGCAACTAAACTCCAAGGTAAGGAACTCAGCTACAATAATTTGGTAGATTTGGAAGCTGCACGGCGAATAATTACCGAATTTACGGAAAGTCCCGCAGCGACAATTATCAAACATACTAATCCCTGTGGTACTGCTGAGGCAGATACAATTTTTGCAGCTTATCAAAAAGCTTTTAATGCTGATTCTACTTCGGCTTTTGGTGGGATTGTGGCTTTAAACCGTTCTATTGATGGGGCGACAGCGACAGAATTAACGAAGACATTTTTAGAATGCGTGGTTGCACCTGAGTGTGATGAGGAAGCGCAGGAAATTCTCACTAAAAAAGGTAACGTCAGGATTTTGATTTTACCAGATTTGCAGAGTGGAATAAAAGAAACGGTGAAAGCGATCGCTGGTGGTTTCCTTGTTCAAACAGTTGATGACATCATTGCTGACCCCAGTAAATGGCAAATTGTCACCGAACGTCAACCCACTTCTAGCGAATTAGCCGAATTACTATTTGCCTGGAAAGTTTGTAAACACGTCAAATCAAATGCTATCGTCATCAGTAGCGATCGCACTACCTTGGGAGTAGGTGCTGGACAAATGAACCGTGTCGGTTCCACAAAAATTGCTTTAGAACAAGCTGGAGAAAAAGCTCAAGGTGCATTTCTCGCTAGTGATGGATTCTTCCCTTTTGATGATACCGTCAAAGCCGCTGCCGCTGCGGGAATTACTGCTATTGTTCAACCAGGTGGCAGTTTACGTGATAAAGATTCCATCAAAGCTGCTAATGAACTGGGTTTATTAATGGTTTTGACTGGTGTTCGTCACTTTTTACACTAA
- the purU gene encoding formyltetrahydrofolate deformylase, translated as MKSTATLLISCPDQRGLVAKIANFIYANGGNIIHADQHTDAAAGLFLTRIEWQLKGFNLPKNLIEPAFNAIGQPLGATWELHFSDTVPRLAIWVSKQDHCLFDLIWRQRAKEFIAEIPIIISNHPDLQGVAEQFGIEYHHIPITKDNKIEQEFKQLELLKKYNIDLVVLAKYMQIVSADFIKQFPQIINIHHSFLPAFIGANPYHRAFERGVKIIGATAHYATADLDAGPIIEQDVVRVSHRDEVDDLVRKGKDLERVVLARAVRLHLQNRVLVYGNRTVVFE; from the coding sequence ATGAAGTCAACAGCAACTTTACTGATTTCCTGTCCAGATCAACGGGGATTAGTTGCCAAAATTGCCAATTTTATCTATGCTAATGGTGGTAATATTATCCATGCCGACCAACATACAGATGCTGCTGCTGGGTTATTTCTCACCCGTATAGAATGGCAGTTAAAAGGGTTTAATTTACCCAAAAATTTGATTGAACCAGCATTTAATGCTATTGGTCAACCTTTAGGCGCTACATGGGAATTACACTTTTCTGATACTGTTCCCCGTCTAGCTATTTGGGTAAGTAAACAAGACCATTGTCTTTTTGATTTAATTTGGCGACAACGCGCTAAGGAATTTATTGCTGAAATTCCCATAATTATCAGCAACCATCCTGATTTACAGGGAGTAGCGGAACAATTTGGGATTGAATATCATCATATTCCCATTACTAAAGATAATAAAATTGAACAAGAATTTAAACAACTAGAATTATTAAAAAAATACAATATTGATTTAGTTGTTTTAGCAAAATATATGCAGATTGTTAGCGCAGATTTTATTAAACAATTTCCGCAAATTATCAATATTCATCATTCCTTTTTACCTGCTTTTATTGGTGCTAATCCCTATCATCGAGCTTTTGAAAGAGGTGTAAAAATTATTGGCGCAACAGCACATTATGCTACTGCTGATTTAGATGCGGGACCAATTATTGAGCAGGATGTGGTGCGAGTGAGTCACCGTGATGAAGTGGATGATTTAGTCAGAAAGGGTAAAGATTTGGAGAGAGTTGTGTTAGCTAGGGCGGTAAGATTGCATTTACAAAATCGCGTTTTAGTGTATGGAAATCGTACTGTTGTCTTTGAGTAA
- a CDS encoding DUF4340 domain-containing protein — protein MKRSTLILILLALGLGGFVYFLEIKNATQQEETKEQKQQIFSFAADDIQSLTVTTKDINLNLERSNKPEEPKWLIKSPISEPANDAIVSYLLDLLVKGKSDKNLSTQVSQLQEFGLDKPQATIDIKLKNQQTHQLILGNTNFNKSFLYAQIDPNTQQNGKINLLLVSPDFSNAVNRQLSEWKQIENKSESQPLPSLTLPTPTNSK, from the coding sequence ATGAAACGCAGCACTTTAATTTTGATACTTTTAGCCCTAGGTTTGGGTGGTTTTGTTTACTTTTTGGAAATTAAAAATGCAACTCAGCAAGAAGAAACTAAAGAACAAAAACAGCAAATTTTCTCTTTTGCTGCTGATGATATTCAATCATTAACAGTAACCACAAAAGACATTAATTTGAATCTAGAACGTAGCAATAAACCTGAAGAACCTAAGTGGTTAATCAAATCGCCAATTTCTGAACCTGCAAATGATGCTATTGTTTCATATTTGCTGGATTTATTGGTAAAAGGTAAAAGCGACAAAAATCTATCAACTCAAGTTAGTCAACTCCAAGAATTTGGTTTAGATAAACCCCAAGCAACTATTGATATCAAACTCAAAAATCAGCAAACCCATCAGTTAATTTTAGGAAATACTAATTTTAACAAGAGCTTTTTATATGCTCAAATTGATCCCAATACTCAACAAAATGGTAAGATAAATCTATTGTTAGTATCTCCAGATTTTAGCAATGCGGTAAATCGTCAATTATCAGAGTGGAAACAAATAGAAAATAAAAGTGAATCACAGCCTTTACCTAGTCTTACTTTACCAACACCCACAAATAGTAAATAA
- a CDS encoding Gldg family protein codes for MIKKQTWKLIFWLGPFFISVGVTAGIITEKWGLIPCLFLITGFVICLLWIILQSQQSKWWKNRSTQTGTNALFATLAVLTILGLINFLGTRYHLRLDLTDTQLFTLAPQSKELLKALPQQAKVWVFARDKYPQDQELLENFQRQSPKFKFEYIDPQIRPGLAEKFGVKDFGEVYLEFEKKRQLVQTVNENERLSEVKLTNRLQQITSNTTAQVYFLQGHGEHQLTPGKGAISQAIQGLTDKNFTAVPLNLAEVSQVPEDASVVILAGAKRELFAGEVKALQDYLNRGGNLLLMIDPNTNPKIDSLLKDWGVVLDNRLAIDISGQSLGLGPAAPLVTEYGQHPITKDFGNGISFYPLVRPLQITPVSGIESISLLKTKPYPNSWAESDQQNEKLEFNEGKDLKGPLTLGVALKRNLPVQVVPTPTPTTSPTPTPTTSPTPTTPTTSPTPTTSPTPTTSPTPTSPTPTTSPTPTTSPTPTTPTTSPTPTTSPTPTTSPTPTTSPTPTTSPTPTTSPTPTTSQTTPKESRLVVLGNSDFATDGLFEQQLNGDVFLNSVTWLSQQDQQPLSIRPKEPTNRRITMSTTQANILIISSLLLLPLISLTTGGIIWWKRR; via the coding sequence ATGATTAAAAAACAAACTTGGAAACTCATATTTTGGCTAGGACCATTCTTCATATCTGTCGGCGTAACAGCAGGTATCATCACCGAAAAATGGGGATTAATTCCCTGCTTATTTTTAATTACAGGTTTCGTAATTTGCCTCCTGTGGATAATCTTACAAAGTCAGCAGAGTAAATGGTGGAAAAACCGTTCAACCCAAACAGGTACAAATGCCTTATTCGCAACTTTAGCAGTATTAACCATTTTGGGATTAATCAACTTTTTAGGTACTCGCTATCACCTGCGGTTAGACTTAACAGATACACAGTTATTTACCCTCGCCCCTCAATCTAAAGAATTACTAAAAGCCTTACCACAACAAGCTAAGGTCTGGGTATTTGCTAGAGATAAATATCCTCAAGACCAAGAATTACTAGAAAATTTTCAGCGTCAAAGTCCAAAATTTAAATTTGAATATATTGATCCTCAAATTAGACCAGGATTAGCAGAAAAGTTTGGTGTTAAAGATTTTGGTGAAGTGTATCTAGAATTTGAAAAGAAGCGGCAATTAGTGCAGACAGTCAATGAAAATGAACGTCTTTCAGAAGTTAAGTTAACTAATCGCCTCCAACAAATCACTAGCAACACTACCGCACAAGTTTACTTTCTCCAAGGTCACGGCGAACACCAACTTACACCAGGTAAAGGTGCAATTTCCCAAGCAATTCAAGGATTAACAGATAAAAATTTCACCGCTGTACCATTAAATTTAGCAGAAGTTTCTCAAGTTCCTGAAGATGCATCTGTCGTGATTTTAGCCGGTGCAAAACGAGAGTTATTTGCAGGTGAAGTTAAAGCCTTACAAGACTATCTTAATCGTGGCGGTAACTTACTGTTGATGATTGACCCCAATACCAATCCTAAAATTGATAGTTTGCTAAAAGATTGGGGCGTGGTATTAGATAATCGTTTGGCTATTGATATATCTGGACAAAGTTTAGGACTTGGACCAGCAGCACCTCTAGTCACAGAATATGGACAACATCCTATTACTAAAGATTTCGGTAATGGTATTTCTTTTTATCCCCTAGTCCGACCTTTACAAATTACTCCGGTTTCTGGTATTGAATCTATTTCTTTACTCAAAACTAAACCATATCCTAACAGTTGGGCAGAAAGTGACCAACAAAATGAAAAATTAGAGTTTAATGAAGGTAAAGACCTCAAAGGTCCTCTAACTTTGGGTGTGGCTTTAAAAAGAAATTTACCAGTCCAAGTTGTCCCAACACCAACACCAACAACTTCACCAACACCAACACCAACAACTTCACCAACTCCAACAACTCCAACAACTTCACCAACTCCCACAACTTCACCAACTCCCACAACTTCACCAACACCAACTTCACCAACTCCCACAACTTCCCCAACTCCAACAACTTCCCCAACTCCAACAACTCCAACAACTTCACCAACTCCCACAACTTCACCAACTCCCACAACTTCACCAACTCCCACAACTTCACCAACTCCCACAACTTCACCAACTCCAACAACTTCACCAACTCCCACAACTTCCCAAACTACTCCTAAAGAATCGCGGTTAGTAGTATTAGGAAACTCAGATTTTGCTACAGACGGCTTATTTGAACAACAATTAAATGGAGATGTATTTCTTAATTCAGTCACTTGGTTAAGTCAACAAGACCAGCAACCTCTTTCAATTCGCCCTAAAGAACCGACAAATCGTCGCATCACCATGTCAACGACTCAAGCAAATATTTTAATAATATCTTCCTTGCTGCTTTTACCTTTAATTAGTTTAACAACAGGCGGTATTATTTGGTGGAAACGAAGATAG
- a CDS encoding biotin/lipoate A/B protein ligase family protein — MQNKQVWRLIPLLETAGNIQMAIDYWLLEQHHLGKHPPTLRFYTWSPPAISLGYHQKKYPESWQNLIWQGEKIDLVRRPSGGRAVLHQGDLTYAVVTSGIIGSRLQAYAKICEFLIQGWRSLGLELNYGQAGRGYIHNPNCFGTATGADLVLANGSKLIGSAQLRRGEAILQHGSIRLNPDLDLFGRVFAQKSFTPSQLPQNLNIETIIEALIIAACDCFNMQIEVQPLSETEWEAISAQSNLMN; from the coding sequence TTGCAAAATAAGCAGGTTTGGCGACTAATTCCGTTACTAGAAACTGCTGGTAATATCCAAATGGCAATTGACTACTGGTTACTAGAACAGCACCATTTAGGAAAACATCCTCCAACTCTGCGGTTTTATACTTGGTCGCCACCTGCAATTTCTCTAGGCTATCATCAAAAAAAATATCCTGAATCTTGGCAAAATTTAATCTGGCAAGGTGAGAAAATCGATTTAGTCCGCCGTCCTAGTGGTGGAAGGGCAGTGCTGCACCAAGGCGATTTAACCTATGCTGTGGTGACATCTGGAATCATAGGCAGTCGTCTTCAAGCTTATGCAAAAATTTGTGAGTTTTTGATTCAAGGATGGCGATCGCTTGGCTTAGAGTTAAACTATGGGCAAGCTGGGCGCGGTTATATCCACAATCCTAACTGTTTTGGCACTGCGACTGGTGCAGATTTAGTTTTAGCAAATGGTTCTAAACTCATTGGTAGCGCCCAACTCCGGCGAGGTGAAGCAATTTTACAACATGGTTCAATTCGCTTAAATCCAGATTTAGATTTATTTGGTCGAGTATTTGCTCAAAAGTCTTTTACCCCAAGTCAACTTCCCCAAAATCTCAACATAGAAACGATTATAGAAGCTTTAATTATCGCAGCCTGTGATTGTTTTAATATGCAAATAGAAGTACAACCACTTTCTGAAACTGAGTGGGAAGCAATTTCTGCACAATCTAATTTGATGAATTGA
- the recR gene encoding recombination mediator RecR has translation MQRLPGVGPKSAQRLALHILKRPESEVEALAQALIDAKKQIGLCQVCYHLSAEPVCEICRNPNRDQTTICVVADSRDVIALEKTREYKGKYHVLGGVISPMDGIGPEQLTVQALVRRVSQQQPKEVIMAISPSIEGETTTLYIGQLLKPFTKVTRIAFGLPVGGDLEYADEVTLARAMEGRRELD, from the coding sequence CTGCAACGCCTACCAGGAGTTGGTCCCAAATCCGCCCAGCGTCTAGCTTTGCATATTTTAAAGCGCCCAGAATCAGAAGTAGAAGCCTTAGCACAAGCCCTGATTGATGCAAAAAAACAAATAGGCTTGTGTCAAGTTTGCTATCACCTCTCGGCTGAACCTGTATGTGAAATCTGCCGCAACCCCAACCGTGACCAGACAACTATCTGTGTAGTTGCAGATTCCCGTGATGTGATTGCACTGGAAAAAACCCGCGAGTATAAAGGTAAATATCATGTTTTGGGTGGGGTAATTTCCCCAATGGACGGTATTGGTCCAGAACAATTAACAGTCCAAGCTTTAGTAAGACGCGTTAGTCAGCAACAGCCCAAAGAAGTGATTATGGCTATTAGTCCCAGCATAGAAGGGGAAACAACCACATTATATATAGGACAGCTATTAAAACCATTTACTAAAGTCACACGCATTGCTTTTGGTTTACCTGTGGGTGGTGATTTAGAATATGCTGATGAGGTGACTTTGGCTAGAGCAATGGAAGGACGACGAGAATTAGATTAG
- a CDS encoding YbjN domain-containing protein: MATYQETLTSDQSIDELIAETTNITHVEVIESVIGTLEQDNSAMVSHSENGAYLWKFKYGSVEVFVQLTGSSDEDTITVWSAVLKLPAKNEPKLMRHLLELNCTSTFEARFGIIENQIVVISTRTLAELSPSEVSRIITIVATIADDNDEALVDEFGAA; encoded by the coding sequence ATGGCAACTTACCAAGAAACCTTAACTTCTGATCAATCAATTGATGAACTCATTGCTGAAACTACTAATATCACCCATGTCGAAGTAATTGAAAGCGTCATTGGCACTCTCGAACAAGATAACAGTGCAATGGTTAGCCACAGTGAAAACGGTGCTTATCTGTGGAAATTTAAATATGGCAGCGTCGAAGTATTCGTACAACTCACAGGTTCCAGTGATGAAGATACTATCACAGTGTGGTCTGCGGTGTTGAAGTTACCAGCCAAAAATGAACCTAAATTAATGCGCCATCTGTTAGAGTTGAATTGCACAAGTACCTTTGAAGCTCGTTTTGGCATTATTGAAAATCAGATAGTTGTTATCTCGACACGCACTTTAGCAGAATTGTCACCTAGCGAAGTTTCCCGCATAATTACCATTGTTGCCACCATAGCTGATGATAATGATGAAGCTTTGGTTGATGAGTTTGGGGCAGCATAG
- a CDS encoding ABC transporter ATP-binding protein produces MIEVEHLSKIYGSTSAISDVTFKVEPGEILGLLGPNGAGKTTTMRILAGYLPATKGTAKIAGYDVHENSLAVRQKIGYLPETPPLYPEMTVEGFLHFVARIKGISAGDRSKKVIAAMQRCNLEEKRQVIIRKLSKGYRQRVGIAQAIVHDPPAIILDEPTVGLDPRQIIEVRNLIKSLAGTHTIILSTHILPEVSMTCSRVAIINRGKVVATNTPENLMTQLTGGSGYALEITGEVPLAKQVLQNVSGVILVESMPTSSQNRASMRVISQPGTEPGKDIAAALIRAGFGLYEMRRVSATLEDVFLQLTTEEKNLSLEVDLKDTEGEAA; encoded by the coding sequence ATGATAGAAGTTGAACATCTCAGTAAAATTTACGGTTCCACCTCAGCCATTAGTGATGTCACCTTTAAGGTCGAACCAGGAGAAATCCTCGGTTTATTAGGGCCAAATGGCGCAGGTAAAACCACAACCATGCGAATTTTAGCCGGCTATTTACCTGCAACCAAAGGAACAGCCAAAATCGCGGGTTATGATGTCCATGAAAATTCCCTCGCAGTCCGGCAAAAAATTGGCTATTTACCAGAAACACCACCCTTGTACCCCGAAATGACAGTTGAGGGTTTTCTGCACTTTGTAGCCCGAATTAAGGGGATATCGGCAGGCGATCGCTCGAAAAAAGTCATCGCCGCCATGCAACGCTGCAACTTGGAAGAAAAACGCCAGGTCATAATTCGTAAACTTTCTAAAGGCTATCGTCAAAGAGTCGGTATAGCCCAAGCCATAGTTCATGATCCCCCAGCTATCATTCTTGACGAACCAACCGTTGGACTTGACCCCCGCCAAATCATCGAAGTCAGAAACCTAATCAAAAGCCTGGCTGGAACCCACACAATTATCCTCTCGACTCACATTCTACCAGAAGTGAGTATGACCTGTAGCCGCGTTGCCATTATCAATCGGGGTAAAGTCGTAGCAACTAATACTCCAGAAAACCTAATGACACAATTGACCGGTGGATCTGGGTATGCACTAGAAATTACAGGAGAAGTACCTCTAGCCAAACAAGTATTGCAAAATGTATCCGGTGTCATTCTGGTAGAATCAATGCCGACAAGTTCTCAAAACCGCGCTTCTATGCGGGTAATCTCCCAACCGGGAACAGAACCAGGCAAAGATATTGCAGCGGCTTTGATTCGGGCCGGATTCGGTTTATATGAAATGCGCCGAGTCAGCGCTACCCTAGAAGATGTGTTTTTGCAACTGACCACAGAAGAAAAGAATTTATCCCTGGAAGTAGACTTAAAAGACACAGAAGGAGAAGCCGCATAG